In the genome of Astatotilapia calliptera chromosome 18, fAstCal1.2, whole genome shotgun sequence, the window TTGAGTGGagagaatgtgtgtgtctgcatttaaATGCTCAGAGGATAGAAGGCAATTCCCTCATGAAACTGGGAATCTTTAAATATGGCTGACTGAACAGACAACCATATGGGGCAAGGCTGTGTGCGAAATGCAGCCTACACAACAACACACTCagtcacatgcacacaaacacacagtcgaTACAGTCAACTATTATAGTAAAACCATCTGCCAGTCACTTCTAATTTGTTTAAATAACGATGACGTTGCTGTTTACTAAAGCAGTACTCAATGCTAGGTGTTTCAGAGATAACCAGGGTTTATAAATTTGCAACCCCAATTCCAAAAGAGCTGGGATGTTgtgtaaaacataaataaaacctcaATGCAAATATTTGCAAATCTAGATCTTGataaacacatattttattcacaatatacCACAGAAAACTTCCATCTTCTTATCCACATCAGGGTCATGGCTGGGCTGGAGTCGATCCCAGTAGTCATAAGGGAAAGAGCAGACTACACCCTGGAGAGGTTGCCAGTCTATTGCAGgcctaacacagagagacagaccaccattcatgctcacattcacagctacaaatttagaatcatcacGTATGTCTTTGGACCATGGCAGGAAGCCAAAGTACCTGCAGTAAgtaacccacacagacacagtgaaaacatgcaaactcatcTACATCTGCATACCTCACGTGTCTTCACTTAGTTATTTTTGTACTTAGTTATTTATCTTTCATTAATTTTTATccttatttttatctttatttatcttaATATCTTGTCCTATATTTATCCTTATTTACCTTGTTCCTTTAACCCTTACCACACAGAGAAATGCTGTTTCTTTTGTACACATGACAACAAAcactttgaatcttgaatcttgaaacTCCACTGATGGATTTGAATCCAGGACCTTTTTATGGTGAGGGAATGTTGCTAACCATCGCACCACCATGCTGCCCCattgaaaacatatcaaatgctTAAACTAAGGGaaaaacatttaagaaaaaaaatgatatcagattctagctgctcaatggtcctgggtcttctttgtactttttgtttcatgatgttttgaACTGGGGAAAGGTCTGGACTTTTGGCTCAGAAAAGATGGCGGCATTTCTGGATCCTGCTTACATATGGCTTCTTGTACTACATGTACTGCAGATGATAAGATTTTCTAACGTCTTCCCGATTTTACATTACagaacattattctgaaattgttcaacactttatatatacatttgttttgcagattggtgaacctctgccaaaatttacttctgagaaactcaaTGCTCTTTTCATACCcagtcatgttactgacctgcTCCCAGTTAACCTCCTTAGCTGTAAAATATTCCTCcacctgttgtttttatttatattttagtacCACTTGCTTTTCTAGTATTTTTCCCCCATCACAACTTGTTTGTGACATGTTAGTGCCATCATTATGATGTAGTGAAATTtgtcagtttaaatatttaacatgttttttatattCTAGTGTGAATACAATATAGGAGCATGAGACCTATAAATGAtgcattttgcttttgtttacattttacacaacgTACCAACTTTTCTGGATTTGGGGTAAGTcagagggttagggttagtttagacttttttttttaataaattggctaatatttttttttaaaaatggatgaatggatataTAGTTAAAATATGTGCAATAATCCCTACATGATTTTGAAAGGACTATATTCACTGAGGTCATGAAATAAAGCCGTCAGTGCTCTCTGGTGGACTAACAACAGAACAGCTGTACTAATGGTAAATATATGTCCACATCCAATTTCTGTGCTGCAGTTTCATGCTGCATATCCACTGAAATGTTGGGATACATACTGAAACATACAATCTGtgataaagcaacaaaacaggtgaaattgaaataaaagctcaataagaacaacaaagaaaatgtgctgGTGTGTGACAAATCTGTTCTCCAGGGACACTGACAGCAATTGTTTAGCTCCATTTTCCACACTAGCAGCACACTCGCCGTACAGTAGCACTGTCCACAAACCCACAAACACAATAGTACTGCTGCAAAGAGAACCTATGCGTTGGCACAAGTACTGACGGGTCTATTATTGTGTCTAAATTGTAACCGTCTCTTTTTTATGTCAATCtgaggagagaaagacagaaactcCTGTACAAGTCAAGGTGACCTGAGAGCTATCAGCACAAACAGGGCTCTGTATTTCTCATCTTACTTGCGATCAATCCGAAATACTGCTGAGTAAAACAGAGGGGGCTTGCTGTCACTTCACAGCATTTATCATTCCTACAATTTGCTGTTTTCTCTACTCTTCAGTCCTTTACATTTCTACTGCTTCTCACATTCCAGGTTAGATTTTCTGCCTCCATTCTTTGTCTTCATTTACTCTGCCTCGCTCACTTTTCTACCTCTCAAAATTGACTTTCTCGCCCACCGCGACATCACTCCCTCAATTTCCATCTTCCCTTcattttccctccctctcttggTTAGCCTCATTCAGAAGAAGGCTTTTGTGATTGGCCAGTATTTATATCAACTAGGTCCCAGTGCCACCTGGGACAATAGTCTCCTGTCAGATCCAGGTCATAGCAAGCAGAACCACTCTTCGGCTCTGCACGGTTCAGTCCAGTCCATTGAAATCCAGTCCAGCCCATCTGCCACACAAGCCAACCTCTCAGACAGACATAGGTACTGCACCTAATCACCCGCTggcatcacacagacacacaaggcaGGAGCACGCACAGGTGCTGCATCACTGCTCCCATtttgcctcacacacacacacacaggtagacAGTGGGAGAGCTGGCTGACTGCACAAACCTGCACCATGCACACAGGTGAATATTCACACCAAGCCTGCCTCTGAGCCCAATAGAGGCTCTGCTAGTGACATTTTTTCTTTACTACAGACAGCAACTCTGGCAGTGATGCTGAGAAGCAGGAAACAGGTGAAGGTAAGTGGATGTAGCACAGATCTGCATGCTTGGTAGAAGTTTAAGAGAGAACTACCATGTTTAGCATTATGCAATAATATGGGGGAAAGCTACAAAACAGGTAGCTTTCCCCCCATATTATTGGCATTATTAGCCTCACAATGGTTAACAACCACCACTAAATATGAGACTGTAATAGGCTTTAGTGACCAAAATAAGACTTTCCACTGAAGATAAATACTTTATAGGGCACAGATGTTACAACTGACTTTTTAAATGTAGGCTAACTTGCCCGAGGGCTGGTACCCACTCACCGTCAGTGCTACACAGTTACTGGAGTAGTTTACACAGGATTACAGGGGGATAATCCATTTACAGTATTTAGAGACATGAGTCGCCATCTGTCTGTATTTATCTCAGCAAGGGAGCCGTCAGCAccgactgacagcagcagcacttttatGGTGAGACGAAACTGTCGGGGAGGGTCTAGAGAAAGAGCTATTACTTTAATAATATTCCAGttactttcttgtaatttagcTAACCGCTGGATCACGAGCCCTAACGCGCTGGAGCCCGCGACCTTTAAACTGCGCGCGCACACTCGCCAGGTTGGTGAACTTTGCTGCCTTCACATGCCGTCGTGAAATCCGAGCTCCGAACGACAAATTTGCGATTTCATTTTTGCGAGACAGTTTTAGCTAGTCACAGTTAGTCCGAGGAAAAGTCTTGTGCCAAGAAAAACACTGCTTTTGCAGTAAGCTGTCAGAAAGGTGGGTGTAGGGTTGCAATGAAAAGAAAGCTTAACTGACCCGGGCTTGAAGCCAGATTCCGTTAATGTGACTAATTAATTTATCTAATTGGAATTTTTTTTGCCTAAAACGTTAAGGAAACAATAATCTAAATAAACTGATTTAGACTATCGTTGATATTAGAAGTGCAAAAATGCGCAAGCTTATGTACACACGCCCTCAATCCTTTTTTTCGACAGGGCGTGTGAACTTAAATGTTGTCTAGAAGGGACCGCAAACAAGTCTAATTGTGGATACCTGTGTCAAGTAGATATACAAAAATGTCTACATGCTacgtttttatcttttaaactGTTCTGGCGATTGAAATTCTTCGATAAAAGAgtgagtatttttttaaaaatgtgttgttcTTAATCCTGGCACTGGATAGTTTGTCTCAGTCAGTAACTGAGGTTTagcgttttgttttcttctttgattCAAGGGTTTAAGGACAGAGCGATGCTTTATAGATTTTGAGGCACCTAAAAAGgtattatttatttcatgtttgtttgcactGTACGCCTACTGAGCTATTCTTAATGTGCTTTTCAGGAGATTTTCACTGTGGTGGTGATAATGAATTGAAGAATCTGGAGTCTACCTTATGACAATGAACTTCCCAGACCAAAAGCCTGCCTTTAATGTTTGCTGTCATCACACAAATGCAGTAAACTTGTAAACCACCAGCTTTTGTCAAGAATATCTTGCCTTATTGCAACCATTTCACTGTACCAGCAAGTCTTCAAACATTTGCCTTTCCCCAGGTGCTTTGTCTAGCTACGAAAAGCATCTATTTCAGATTGTCCACAGTTTCTCTCTTAGCCAGAGAACCTCCAAATTTTCCAATGATGCGGACAGAGAGCAAAGGCCGAAGTGCCTCCCCTCACAGGATAACTTACAAATCTGATTTCCATGCTATCAAATGCTCATTCGACACTGGGACCAGTTTACAGCCAGGGACCAAATCTGCTGCTGCCCAGCGCTCTGCTGTGCACCCTAACAAGCTGGAGTCCAGCCTGTCAGAGCCCCTAATGTCCTGCACCAGCACCAGTGGTAGCACAGGTTGCAGAAGTAGAATCCACAGCACCAGGGGGACCAAAATCAGAGATAACATCTTTCTTCAAATGGACAGCCAGCAGTTGAAACAAGATAGCGGCCCAGTGCCAAGTTCTGGCTCCACGGTGCTTATTTCTCCCCCAAATCCTAGCATACAGCTCCAGACTTCACCTTTTCCTGGATCCAGGTGTTCAGTCATCAATTCCTCATCTGCTCTGAGCACTGTAACAACAAATATTTCTATCCCAGAATCCTCCCTGAAAGATAAACCATCCAAAGCGGAGGAAATTACGGATATTGACCGAGCTGCTCTGGCACAGAAGTTCTCTGTAACTCGAAGATTGTTTGAGAGCAAGATGATGGAAGATGGGGGTGGTGGAGGCCAGGTTTCAAAACCCCTGATTGCCAGGGGAAGCAAGGGGATGGAAGATGGGAAAGTAGAAGTCAACAATGTAGAAAAGGTGGAAGAGGGAAATGGGAAAAGGAGGAACACAGAAGAGGATGGCTTAGATAAAGACAAATCCATGAACCATATCATAAATGTTTCCTTGCTGAAGCCTTCTACACCATCTTCACTGACAAGGTGCCCTAAATCCCCCGTCTCAGATATTCCTGGCGATGCATCCAACAAGTACAACTACTTTGACAAAGACGATCAAATCAAAGTATCACAAACAGAAGGAGAAGCATCCTGTCTTAACCCCTGCTTGACCCCTGAGGAGACGCTTCGAGCAGAGTTGGTCAGCATAAAAAATGAGTCATCAGAAAGTGATGAGAATGAAGAAGGGAAGGAGTGGAAAGAGAATAAATGCTGGATTAAGGATCAAGTGACATATATTGGTATAGCTCCAGGTGAAGAGTCCTCAGTGGATGATGTGTTTGAGGAGCCTAGTGTGGAAACACAGGGACCTTACAAATTGGAAAACAGGGTGGTATTACAAGTACGAAATGTTGGACCAATCATTTCATCAGGAGACCACCAGAAGGAGCTGTCAGGGAGCATGACAGAGAAAGGAGGAACGGAGGATGGCAGGGATGTTGGAAGAGACAAGTATCTGCAGGTGAGTGAACAATGGGAGGGTGGAAGGGAGGAGCAGAACAGAGAGTTCGTAGCACGGGCTGAGGAGAAGTCGACAGAAGAAGGAGGCAACAGGGAAAAAATGACTGATGCAGTGGTAGAAGAGAGTTTTGGTGGGAAGGAAAGGGTCATCGTGCAAGAGAAGGAAGTTTACAACAAGGCTGTGGGAAAGGGCAAAGGTGGAGTGGAGGAATGTAGACAAAgtcaagaaaaggaaaatgggaaagaagagaaaagtagGAAGGAAGAAGGCAGAACACCTGAGCTGCAAGCAGAGTTTGCAACTGAGGAGGTCAAGCATGTAGCATTAAGAGGAGGTAGTGatggaaacactgaagcaggAGGCGGCAAAGAGGcccaaaaagaagatgcattaATCAGTGGCATTGAGAACAAGGCTTTTGCATATGATCAGGAATCCCAGTCCCATCCAGAGCTTTCCACTCCACCAAGACAAGAGTTGGAAAACCAGCTTTTGTTGGAGTATGAGGAAATTCCCGGTGTGCCTGAACTTTCCGACAAGGAGAATGAGGATGGATATGCCGAGAGGAAGGTCAAGTTCTGCTCGGCACCAATCAAGGTAGGGAAACCTTTGTGAAAAATAACGCAAACGTTAAGGGTTTGCAGGCTTTAAGCTACCATTGCTCATTTTATTGAAAGCTGCAAGGTCTGTAAAGTCATGCACTTGAGAAACTCTTTTGTCGTAGATTTGTGTGACTGTCAGTTCCAGCTGCTATTTGAATCTGAGTAAGCGAGGTGTTAGCCCAAAGCAATGTTTCTAATCCATTAAGAGAGGAGGAAAGACAAGATTCCACACGCTTCCCTCTGTCAGCGCTCGGCTCAGAGCTGCCTTTACACCGGAAAAAGATCCCGCGGCATTAATCTGGATCGATTATAACAAACTACTGTAGCAGTGGTCAGTGTGGCATCAGTAAATGTCATATGGAAGTTGTGTGTGTACACTTAGATATTTTGCAATCCTGTAATTGTTGGTACAGTTTGCTCAAGTGTTTGCATTTACTCGATCCGATGCTGGCTCTCACACTAACCACATTTGTCTGTATAAACAAGGTCTTGTTGTGTCAATAGCTGCAGATCTTTCTAGTCAGCCCACAGTGAACATATGCACCAGATAAGAATGCAAAAAAACAGGCATTTTCATTTAGCCTAAAATTGCCATCAATGTTAACCTAAGTTGAGGCCTTAATTGCATGATGAATGGTGTGTTTCAGGTGTACAACACCTATTCTAATGCAGATTATGACAGACACAATGAAGATATTGACCCAGTGTCTGCTTCGGCTGAGTTTGAGCTAGAGAAGAGAGTGGAAAGGATGGATGTTTTTCCAGTGGAGATAAAAAAGGGTTTGTATGAGcatctgtttttcctctctcctctgaTTGTTAAACGTCTAATGATTTTTAGCAGTTAATGTAGCTAATGTAAGGATAAATTCCCAATGTCTTCActacctttttttcccccacacccTCCAGGTGAAGATGGACTCGGCATCAGCATCATTGGGATGGGTGTAGGTGCTGACCAGGGACTGGAAAAACTTGGCATCTTTGTCAAGACAATCACTGAAGGAGGAGCAACCCAGAAGGATGGAAGGTTAGCTTtagtgtctttatttttttttttctctgaataaAACCAAGATAAAGGTAGATACTCTCctcagtctgtatgtgtttatcTCTGTAAGGATTCGGGTGAATGACCAGATAGTGGAGGTGGATGGAGTGAGTTTAGTTGGAGTCTCCCAGCTGTTTGCAGCCACAGTCCTTAAGAACACATCGGGTCTCGTCAAGTAAGTTACCACacagcaagtttttttttttggtctgtgACACGTCCTGATTCTTGTTATGTTGAACAGCTTTGTGTATTTTTGCTGTTAtcttagaccagcggtccccagccCCTGGGCCATGGACCAGTACCAGTCTGTGGGTCATTTGGTACTGGGCCGCAAGAGTTGAGACTAggatgtgaaatttatggttttcaggggttttatcattaactctgtttccctgggtcttttcccgtgttgtagttgtgtcttattttgaaagaaatatttaccatAGCGACCCGAGAGCactaaggggcagagaggaggacgttactctcaatgttgttggcgcatttcaggagaacgctgctaataaagctacacaattacacagtgaatttgcttttattattatatttacaaaataccacagtttttgtcttggttgtATCATTTtacttgttgtatttatccgcgacaccttaaaggctggtccgtgaaaatattgtctgacattaaaccggtccgtggcgcaaaaaagcaTGCGGACTCCAACATCGTTTTTTTGGTAAACCGTATataaaagtgtgtttgtgcactTCTTTGATAttccactttaaaaataatgtgcaaaGATAAGTGACAGGGCCTCCTAAGATGTCTAAAAGTTGTATAAAGATGAAACAATGTTAGTGCTATAAATAAAGTCTTCTCAGATATTTTTAGTCTTTTATCATAAGGGTGATATTGTATTTGCAAGTTTAACTCGGTTAACACATAATATATTCTTCACAGTACTGTCTAAGATTTTCTTAAGTCTGCCATAGTGTGCAGGATTGTCTGTCAGCCCTTCAGATCATAATGAAAAACACTAatagaaacattttaatttcttttataaTAAACACTTGAGCACCTCATATTGTAGGTTTTGGGTGCCATCTGGCAAATCTTTAAATGCCAGAAATGAACACATCAGCTCATTATTTCCTCTTCATGACACCCTCATGTGGTCTGTCTTTTCACACAgcaatgttttggggtttttcttcTGATATAAACTTTGAAGCAACATTTATAAATCGCATCCAACATTTTTGGATAATCTGAGTGTCTGTAAATGCACCGACATTTAGagcatgtttaaaaacagtCAGCGCCTGCAGCTATACTAATGTACGATGACAGCGTACCACCAACACTCAGAGTACATTTTGACACGCCGCAGCAGGATCAACCCGGTAGTAAATAATAATGACGAATCAGTTTCCAGTCGGCTGCTTTAGTTCAGGGGTCGCCTTTGTACTTTTGCACTTGTTATCTGTGTTTGCTGACTGGCATTAGTTGTCATGCCATCATTAATGTTATTGGTGACACCTGAAAAGTGGGATAGCTCCTCCTAGTGAGGATGAGAAAGTGAGAAGCAAGGGGGCACAGCTGCCAAATGGCAAATCCTGCTTCATAAACATCACCGCTTATGACTTGCAAGAGTGCAGCGATAATATGTCACACCAGCTGATGAAAGACAAAGAATACATCAGTGTTTCCTTGTCTCTCTCAGGTGCACTTTAGTGTTTGAAAGATCTGCCATGAGTCTGCAACTTAAAAAAGCATCCAGAATGTCTGCTGTAAAACGCACAATTTAACACAATCTGCACAGGTGTGTGGTGAGATGGAGTGATTGATCACACCTGTGATTGATTTCtggggattttttgttttttttcctgcaggtttttgaTTGGCCGAGAGAAGGAGGGGGTGGAGAGCGAGGTGGCGCGACTGATAAATGAAAGCCTGGAAATGGATAAAAGCAGAAAGGTGTGTCCTCTTGTAGAAGTGGGGGAGGTTGGCTTGTTTTAACTATTTCTGTTCAATTtaactgtgcgtgtgtgtctatatgaagagagaaagagatggcAG includes:
- the LOC113011050 gene encoding neurabin-1-like isoform X1, yielding MMRTESKGRSASPHRITYKSDFHAIKCSFDTGTSLQPGTKSAAAQRSAVHPNKLESSLSEPLMSCTSTSGSTGCRSRIHSTRGTKIRDNIFLQMDSQQLKQDSGPVPSSGSTVLISPPNPSIQLQTSPFPGSRCSVINSSSALSTVTTNISIPESSLKDKPSKAEEITDIDRAALAQKFSVTRRLFESKMMEDGGGGGQVSKPLIARGSKGMEDGKVEVNNVEKVEEGNGKRRNTEEDGLDKDKSMNHIINVSLLKPSTPSSLTRCPKSPVSDIPGDASNKYNYFDKDDQIKVSQTEGEASCLNPCLTPEETLRAELVSIKNESSESDENEEGKEWKENKCWIKDQVTYIGIAPGEESSVDDVFEEPSVETQGPYKLENRVVLQVRNVGPIISSGDHQKELSGSMTEKGGTEDGRDVGRDKYLQVSEQWEGGREEQNREFVARAEEKSTEEGGNREKMTDAVVEESFGGKERVIVQEKEVYNKAVGKGKGGVEECRQSQEKENGKEEKSRKEEGRTPELQAEFATEEVKHVALRGGSDGNTEAGGGKEAQKEDALISGIENKAFAYDQESQSHPELSTPPRQELENQLLLEYEEIPGVPELSDKENEDGYAERKVKFCSAPIKVYNTYSNADYDRHNEDIDPVSASAEFELEKRVERMDVFPVEIKKGEDGLGISIIGMGVGADQGLEKLGIFVKTITEGGATQKDGSLYVFISVRIRVNDQIVEVDGVSLVGVSQLFAATVLKNTSGLVKFLIGREKEGVESEVARLINESLEMDKSRKRERDGRRVEDNDCSISEKGLVFDEEEAEDDCCEEEDVSALSGLDNYQLCLKYQQLQSKLRSKATQLEHTKEQLKAWEEQQACWESQKADLEQKVEDGEDKADKLEKYWQEAQTLCRVVSQRLADAQSQSESLEIKYNKAKRLVREYQSREEEGEKREADLRREMEEKERQHREMIEKLQIQIAQLEGKEPVSERKSHSTDTSNTGTDWSIPVPNTSRLDSSAHKARAQLAQKSKRQPPSRDKLRESFRKGEEGALKAQEGRSLSAPTAIRTSRSDVSSTSSFPAFSPQAANNSVFTPPIYITDTTPSSPSKSSTSRKSKRKFPDFSGLRKSLSKRRSEKRSRTSVSNRASSDDLLDEPTEVSPSGSVTSMPSCLPFPWFGERGREKEEEGESRRERLRSVSSSSLPYLTTSGRRQQSIGSPVGCSSMVGHVSDHSLSGHSHTFTFSSTETLDDDPVPTNNNNQWQSRPVLEWNNQQVCLWLIAMNMDKYTSEFAARSVDGTQLLNMDSEKLKALGVCSQSDRSALKKKLKEMRKREEKDQRRGAKRLKEEKDKENVDSDGKEKSRMMSEGKPLKDERCSGKTVRTESLL
- the LOC113011050 gene encoding neurabin-1-like isoform X2, which translates into the protein MMRTESKGRSASPHRITYKSDFHAIKCSFDTGTSLQPGTKSAAAQRSAVHPNKLESSLSEPLMSCTSTSGSTGCRSRIHSTRGTKIRDNIFLQMDSQQLKQDSGPVPSSGSTVLISPPNPSIQLQTSPFPGSRCSVINSSSALSTVTTNISIPESSLKDKPSKAEEITDIDRAALAQKFSVTRRLFESKMMEDGGGGGQVSKPLIARGSKGMEDGKVEVNNVEKVEEGNGKRRNTEEDGLDKDKSMNHIINVSLLKPSTPSSLTRCPKSPVSDIPGDASNKYNYFDKDDQIKVSQTEGEASCLNPCLTPEETLRAELVSIKNESSESDENEEGKEWKENKCWIKDQVTYIGIAPGEESSVDDVFEEPSVETQGPYKLENRVVLQVRNVGPIISSGDHQKELSGSMTEKGGTEDGRDVGRDKYLQVSEQWEGGREEQNREFVARAEEKSTEEGGNREKMTDAVVEESFGGKERVIVQEKEVYNKAVGKGKGGVEECRQSQEKENGKEEKSRKEEGRTPELQAEFATEEVKHVALRGGSDGNTEAGGGKEAQKEDALISGIENKAFAYDQESQSHPELSTPPRQELENQLLLEYEEIPGVPELSDKENEDGYAERKVKFCSAPIKVYNTYSNADYDRHNEDIDPVSASAEFELEKRVERMDVFPVEIKKGEDGLGISIIGMGVGADQGLEKLGIFVKTITEGGATQKDGRIRVNDQIVEVDGVSLVGVSQLFAATVLKNTSGLVKFLIGREKEGVESEVARLINESLEMDKSRKRERDGRRVEDNDCSISEKGLVFDEEEAEDDCCEEEDVSALSGLDNYQLCLKYQQLQSKLRSKATQLEHTKEQLKAWEEQQACWESQKADLEQKVEDGEDKADKLEKYWQEAQTLCRVVSQRLADAQSQSESLEIKYNKAKRLVREYQSREEEGEKREADLRREMEEKERQHREMIEKLQIQIAQLEGKEPVSERKSHSTDTSNTGTDWSIPVPNTSRLDSSAHKARAQLAQKSKRQPPSRDKLRESFRKGEEGALKAQEGRSLSAPTAIRTSRSDVSSTSSFPAFSPQAANNSVFTPPIYITDTTPSSPSKSSTSRKSKRKFPDFSGLRKSLSKRRSEKRSRTSVSNRASSDDLLDEPTEVSPSGSVTSMPSCLPFPWFGERGREKEEEGESRRERLRSVSSSSLPYLTTSGRRQQSIGSPVGCSSMVGHVSDHSLSGHSHTFTFSSTETLDDDPVPTNNNNQWQSRPVLEWNNQQVCLWLIAMNMDKYTSEFAARSVDGTQLLNMDSEKLKALGVCSQSDRSALKKKLKEMRKREEKDQRRGAKRLKEEKDKENVDSDGKEKSRMMSEGKPLKDERCSGKTVRTESLL
- the LOC113011050 gene encoding neurabin-1-like isoform X3, whose protein sequence is MMRTESKGRSASPHRITYKSDFHAIKCSFDTGTSLQPGTKSAAAQRSAVHPNKLESSLSEPLMSCTSTSGSTGCRSRIHSTRGTKIRDNIFLQMDSQQLKQDSGPVPSSGSTVLISPPNPSIQLQTSPFPGSRCSVINSSSALSTVTTNISIPESSLKDKPSKAEEITDIDRAALAQKFSVTRRLFESKMMEDGGGGGQVSKPLIARGSKGMEDGKVEVNNVEKVEEGNGKRRNTEEDGLDKDKSMNHIINVSLLKPSTPSSLTRCPKSPVSDIPGDASNKYNYFDKDDQIKVSQTEGEASCLNPCLTPEETLRAELVSIKNESSESDENEEGKEWKENKCWIKDQVTYIGIAPGEESSVDDVFEEPSVETQGPYKLENRVVLQVRNVGPIISSGDHQKELSGSMTEKGGTEDGRDVGRDKYLQVSEQWEGGREEQNREFVARAEEKSTEEGGNREKMTDAVVEESFGGKERVIVQEKEVYNKAVGKGKGGVEECRQSQEKENGKEEKSRKEEGRTPELQAEFATEEVKHVALRGGSDGNTEAGGGKEAQKEDALISGIENKAFAYDQESQSHPELSTPPRQELENQLLLEYEEIPGVPELSDKENEDGYAERKVKFCSAPIKVYNTYSNADYDRHNEDIDPVSASAEFELEKRVERMDVFPVEIKKGEDGLGISIIGMGVGADQGLEKLGIFVKTITEGGATQKDGSLYVFISVRIRVNDQIVEVDGVSLVGVSQLFAATVLKNTSGLVKFLIGREKEGVESEVARLINESLEMDKSRKRERDGRRVEDNDCSISEKGLVFDEEEAEDDCCEEEDVSALSGLDNYQLCLKYQQLQSKLRSKATQLEHTKEQLKAWEEQQACWESQKADLEQKVEDGEDKADKLEKYWQEAQTLCRVVSQRLADAQSQSESLEIKYNKAKRLVREYQSREEEGEKREADLRREMEEKERQHREMIEKLQIQIAQLEGKEPVSERKSHSTDTSNTGTDWSIPVPNTSRLDSSAHKARAQLAQKSKRQPPSRDKLRESFRKGEEGALKAQEGRSLSAPTAIRTSRSDVSSTSSFPAFSPQAANNSVFTPPIYITDTTPSSPSKSSTSRKSKRKFPDFSGLRKSLSKRRSEKRSRTSVSNRASSDDLLDEPTEVSPSGSVTSMPSCLPFPWFGERGREKEEEGESRRERLRSVSSSSLPYLTTSGRRQQTLDDDPVPTNNNNQWQSRPVLEWNNQQVCLWLIAMNMDKYTSEFAARSVDGTQLLNMDSEKLKALGVCSQSDRSALKKKLKEMRKREEKDQRRGAKRLKEEKDKENVDSDGKEKSRMMSEGKPLKDERCSGKTVRTESLL
- the LOC113011050 gene encoding neurabin-1-like isoform X4 — translated: MMRTESKGRSASPHRITYKSDFHAIKCSFDTGTSLQPGTKSAAAQRSAVHPNKLESSLSEPLMSCTSTSGSTGCRSRIHSTRGTKIRDNIFLQMDSQQLKQDSGPVPSSGSTVLISPPNPSIQLQTSPFPGSRCSVINSSSALSTVTTNISIPESSLKDKPSKAEEITDIDRAALAQKFSVTRRLFESKMMEDGGGGGQVSKPLIARGSKGMEDGKVEVNNVEKVEEGNGKRRNTEEDGLDKDKSMNHIINVSLLKPSTPSSLTRCPKSPVSDIPGDASNKYNYFDKDDQIKVSQTEGEASCLNPCLTPEETLRAELVSIKNESSESDENEEGKEWKENKCWIKDQVTYIGIAPGEESSVDDVFEEPSVETQGPYKLENRVVLQVRNVGPIISSGDHQKELSGSMTEKGGTEDGRDVGRDKYLQVSEQWEGGREEQNREFVARAEEKSTEEGGNREKMTDAVVEESFGGKERVIVQEKEVYNKAVGKGKGGVEECRQSQEKENGKEEKSRKEEGRTPELQAEFATEEVKHVALRGGSDGNTEAGGGKEAQKEDALISGIENKAFAYDQESQSHPELSTPPRQELENQLLLEYEEIPGVPELSDKENEDGYAERKVKFCSAPIKVYNTYSNADYDRHNEDIDPVSASAEFELEKRVERMDVFPVEIKKGEDGLGISIIGMGVGADQGLEKLGIFVKTITEGGATQKDGRIRVNDQIVEVDGVSLVGVSQLFAATVLKNTSGLVKFLIGREKEGVESEVARLINESLEMDKSRKRERDGRRVEDNDCSISEKGLVFDEEEAEDDCCEEEDVSALSGLDNYQLCLKYQQLQSKLRSKATQLEHTKEQLKAWEEQQACWESQKADLEQKVEDGEDKADKLEKYWQEAQTLCRVVSQRLADAQSQSESLEIKYNKAKRLVREYQSREEEGEKREADLRREMEEKERQHREMIEKLQIQIAQLEGKEPVSERKSHSTDTSNTGTDWSIPVPNTSRLDSSAHKARAQLAQKSKRQPPSRDKLRESFRKGEEGALKAQEGRSLSAPTAIRTSRSDVSSTSSFPAFSPQAANNSVFTPPIYITDTTPSSPSKSSTSRKSKRKFPDFSGLRKSLSKRRSEKRSRTSVSNRASSDDLLDEPTEVSPSGSVTSMPSCLPFPWFGERGREKEEEGESRRERLRSVSSSSLPYLTTSGRRQQTLDDDPVPTNNNNQWQSRPVLEWNNQQVCLWLIAMNMDKYTSEFAARSVDGTQLLNMDSEKLKALGVCSQSDRSALKKKLKEMRKREEKDQRRGAKRLKEEKDKENVDSDGKEKSRMMSEGKPLKDERCSGKTVRTESLL